The following is a genomic window from Collimonas fungivorans Ter331.
TCGCTCGACCTGCATGACGGCCGGTTTACCGTGGTGATCGGTGAATCCGGCTGCGGCAAGACTACCTTGCTCAACCTGATCGCCGGGTTCCTGAGGCCGAGCTCGGGTTGCGTCAGCGTCGACGGCGCGGCGGTCACCGGACCGGGCGCCGAGCGCGGCGTGGTGTTCCAGAACGATACCTTGCTGCCATGGCAGACGGTGCGGGAAAATGTCGCATTCGGGCTGCGCCTGGCCGGGCAACCGCCGCAGCAGCGCCATGCCAGGGCGGACGAATACCTGGCGCTGACCGGGCTGCAGGATTACGCCAACGCCGCCATCTGGGAATTGTCCGGCGGCATGCGCCAGCGCGTCAGCCTGGCGCGCGCGCTGGCGGTCGATCCGCGTTTCCTGCTGCTGGACGAACCGCTGGGCGCGCTCGACGCCTTGACGCGCGAACACATGCAGGAACATCTGCTGCAAGTCTGGAAAGCTTCCGGCAAAGGCATCTTCATGATTACCCATAGCGTGGAAGAAGCGCTGTTCCTGGCGACCGACCTGGTGTTGCTGCGGGCGCGGCCGGGACGGGTGGAGAGCGTGCGCCAGCTCGAATTCGGCGCGCGTTTTGCGGCCGGCGAAGCGGCGCGCAGCATCAAGTCCGATCCGCGCTTTGTCAGCCTGCGCGAGGAAATCCTGGAGCAGCTGCTGCATCCCGGTCATGCTTCGAGCAACGCTTCCGGCAGCGATGCCGGATTGGAGGAGGCATTGGCATGAGTGAATTATCCGTGACGTTTTCGCCGCTTGAATTTGAATTGCCGCCGGAGCCGGAGGCATCGCCGAGCGCTGCC
Proteins encoded in this region:
- a CDS encoding taurine ABC transporter ATP-binding protein, whose product is MIRLQSVGVVYPNAARPVLHDLSLDLHDGRFTVVIGESGCGKTTLLNLIAGFLRPSSGCVSVDGAAVTGPGAERGVVFQNDTLLPWQTVRENVAFGLRLAGQPPQQRHARADEYLALTGLQDYANAAIWELSGGMRQRVSLARALAVDPRFLLLDEPLGALDALTREHMQEHLLQVWKASGKGIFMITHSVEEALFLATDLVLLRARPGRVESVRQLEFGARFAAGEAARSIKSDPRFVSLREEILEQLLHPGHASSNASGSDAGLEEALA